From the Desulfosarcina sp. BuS5 genome, one window contains:
- the mqnE gene encoding aminofutalosine synthase MqnE, translating to MLNSSFLDNRLDKIQAKIAAGQRLDFKDGLILYESHDLPGIGRIADFVRRQQHDNDTFFVYNQHINYTNLCINGCKFCAYSRDEKAGDSFTLNINDVNLKVLERMDEPVREFHIVGGLNPALPFNYYIDLIKSIKELRPDATIKAFTAVEIDFIAQTSGLALDETLARLIKAGLSMMPGGGAEIMSSRVREKLFPKKISAQRWLEVMAAAHKAGITSNATMLYGHIETNKERVNHLILLRELQDQTGGFSAFIPLAFHPQNTQLSHLHNTTACDDLKNIAIARLMLDNFDHIKAYWIMIGEKLAQVALSFGADDLDGTIIEEKITHMAGATSAKGMSREEMKRIISAAGFTPVERDSFYNPVTELDEN from the coding sequence ATGCTTAACTCTTCTTTTTTAGATAACAGACTGGATAAAATCCAGGCAAAGATTGCAGCCGGACAGCGCCTTGATTTTAAGGACGGCCTGATTCTGTATGAGAGCCATGACCTTCCGGGCATAGGCCGGATTGCCGATTTTGTCAGGAGACAACAGCACGATAATGATACTTTTTTTGTATATAACCAGCACATCAATTATACCAATTTGTGTATAAACGGCTGCAAATTCTGTGCTTATTCCAGAGATGAAAAAGCCGGGGATTCATTTACCCTTAATATAAATGATGTAAACTTAAAGGTATTGGAACGGATGGATGAACCTGTACGCGAATTCCATATAGTCGGAGGACTTAACCCGGCTCTTCCTTTTAATTATTATATTGATTTAATAAAAAGTATTAAAGAACTGCGCCCTGACGCCACGATAAAGGCTTTTACTGCAGTAGAGATAGATTTTATAGCACAAACCTCCGGGCTTGCCCTTGATGAAACACTGGCAAGGCTTATCAAGGCAGGGCTCTCCATGATGCCGGGTGGAGGCGCTGAAATAATGAGCAGCAGGGTCAGGGAAAAACTTTTTCCTAAAAAAATTTCAGCCCAAAGATGGCTTGAAGTTATGGCGGCCGCCCACAAAGCAGGTATAACTTCCAATGCCACCATGCTGTACGGGCACATTGAAACCAACAAAGAACGCGTCAACCACCTTATACTATTAAGAGAACTTCAGGATCAGACAGGTGGATTTTCCGCTTTTATTCCCCTTGCTTTTCATCCGCAAAATACTCAATTGTCGCATTTACACAATACAACCGCTTGTGATGATCTTAAAAATATTGCCATAGCCCGCCTGATGCTGGATAATTTTGATCACATAAAAGCGTACTGGATCATGATCGGCGAGAAACTTGCCCAGGTTGCGCTCTCTTTCGGGGCGGATGATCTGGACGGAACCATTATTGAAGAAAAAATCACCCACATGGCCGGAGCAACCTCGGCCAAAGGGATGAGCAGGGAAGAAATGAAACGGATTATAAGCGCGGCAGGTTTTACACCTGTTGAAAGAGACTCATTCTATAATCCTGTCACGGAACTGGATGAAAACTAA
- a CDS encoding ribonuclease D — MDKGIKINYQFVKTASDLEQIANLFSNEKIIGVDLEADSLHHFKEKVCLIQISSDKQNVVIDPLPLQDLSPLKPVFANSAIKKVFHGADYDIRSLHRDFGIKINNLFDTQLACMFLGVKSTGLDAVLQTNFNVSLDKRYQKKDWSVRPLPPEMMDYAALDSAYLPALAYAVEKKLAEKERLAWVFEECEYLSKVRFESNNGAPLYLKFKGAGRLEPESLVVLETLLQLRKNIAQKKDRPLFKIFSNKSIIRITSEKPCNLRQLKESGLLSKKQVQMYGKTIINAVVAALEIPAANRPGYPKKKVPMQDIAVPQKIKALKDWRDKVSAKLGIDPGILISNAVIHAIIKEKPETITDLKKIECLKNWRRKEFGEEILSILNA; from the coding sequence ATGGATAAAGGAATAAAAATTAATTATCAATTTGTAAAAACCGCTTCGGATCTGGAACAGATTGCAAATCTTTTCAGCAATGAAAAAATTATCGGTGTAGACCTTGAAGCGGATTCTTTGCATCATTTTAAAGAAAAAGTATGCCTGATTCAAATTTCTTCGGACAAACAAAATGTTGTGATAGATCCTTTGCCGCTTCAGGATCTCTCCCCCTTAAAGCCTGTTTTTGCAAATTCCGCTATAAAAAAGGTTTTTCACGGAGCAGATTATGATATCCGTTCTTTGCACAGGGATTTTGGGATTAAGATCAACAACCTCTTTGATACTCAACTGGCCTGTATGTTTTTAGGGGTAAAGTCAACAGGCCTGGACGCAGTCCTGCAAACCAACTTTAATGTTTCACTGGATAAAAGATACCAGAAAAAAGACTGGTCAGTGCGACCGTTACCTCCGGAAATGATGGATTACGCTGCCCTGGATTCAGCTTATTTGCCTGCGTTAGCTTATGCTGTTGAAAAAAAACTCGCGGAAAAAGAACGACTTGCCTGGGTTTTTGAAGAATGTGAGTATTTAAGCAAGGTCAGGTTTGAGTCGAATAACGGAGCGCCGTTATATCTTAAGTTTAAAGGCGCCGGGCGGCTTGAGCCTGAATCATTAGTTGTGCTTGAGACGCTTCTGCAGTTACGGAAAAATATTGCTCAAAAAAAAGACCGGCCATTATTCAAAATATTCAGCAATAAATCGATTATCAGGATAACTTCTGAAAAGCCTTGTAATTTGCGTCAGTTAAAAGAAAGTGGACTTTTGAGTAAAAAACAGGTTCAAATGTACGGTAAAACCATTATCAATGCTGTGGTTGCGGCCCTGGAAATACCCGCTGCGAACCGGCCTGGTTATCCCAAAAAAAAAGTTCCTATGCAGGACATCGCAGTTCCACAAAAGATAAAAGCTTTGAAGGATTGGAGGGATAAAGTTTCTGCAAAACTGGGAATCGATCCCGGCATTTTAATCAGCAATGCTGTTATCCATGCAATAATAAAAGAAAAACCGGAAACGATAACCGACCTGAAAAAAATAGAATGTCTGAAAAACTGGAGAAGAAAAGAATTCGGAGAGGAGATATTATCAATATTAAATGCTTAA
- the rdgC gene encoding recombination-associated protein RdgC — protein MSLLSSTASITRYRVDGKIESNLLETIYTGLKEQMIPEIEDASEKVVGWTSFDNPFNPNFEGSSFSIGNYLIFSLRIDKKTIPPKIIKKYYEIEMNKRLKESGREYLSRQEQKMAKDHVINVLALRIPATPNIYDLVWNYEESVLWFFSNLKAANEELEDLFFKSFKLNIIRLFPYTVAHFSAGLSDSELDSLNQLQPAGFF, from the coding sequence ATGAGTTTGTTATCTTCTACGGCATCCATTACACGTTACCGGGTAGATGGAAAAATAGAGAGTAATCTTTTAGAAACCATATATACTGGGTTAAAAGAACAGATGATCCCGGAAATTGAGGATGCTTCGGAAAAAGTGGTGGGATGGACTTCGTTTGACAATCCTTTTAACCCGAATTTTGAAGGTTCATCTTTCTCCATAGGGAATTATCTCATCTTTTCTTTGCGAATTGACAAAAAAACCATCCCACCCAAAATTATAAAAAAATATTATGAAATCGAGATGAATAAACGCCTTAAGGAATCAGGACGTGAATATTTGTCTCGTCAGGAACAAAAAATGGCAAAAGACCATGTAATTAATGTATTAGCGCTGCGGATTCCGGCTACGCCTAACATATATGATCTTGTATGGAATTATGAAGAATCTGTTTTATGGTTTTTTTCAAATCTCAAAGCTGCCAATGAAGAGTTGGAAGATCTTTTTTTTAAATCATTTAAGCTCAATATTATCAGACTCTTTCCCTATACAGTAGCACATTTTTCGGCCGGCCTTTCCGATTCGGAACTTGATTCTCTGAACCAGCTCCAGCCCGCTGGATTTTTTTAA
- the rsfS gene encoding ribosome silencing factor yields MTIEFSNPAPFLDAFVKAALERKALNLVVLDISRLTSIADAFIICSGRSNRQVAAIAEFIHFELKKQGIKPLSIEGIQTGHWVVLDYGHVIIHVFHQPVRKFYDLEGLWIDAEKIFTADMADINK; encoded by the coding sequence ATGACAATCGAATTTTCAAATCCTGCTCCTTTTCTTGATGCTTTTGTTAAGGCCGCTTTGGAGAGGAAAGCACTGAATCTTGTTGTTCTCGATATAAGCAGGCTAACCTCCATTGCCGACGCATTCATTATTTGCAGCGGACGTTCAAACAGACAAGTTGCGGCTATTGCTGAATTTATCCATTTTGAACTAAAAAAACAGGGTATTAAGCCCTTAAGTATAGAAGGGATACAGACAGGCCACTGGGTCGTGCTTGATTACGGGCACGTAATTATTCATGTTTTTCATCAGCCTGTGCGTAAATTTTACGATCTTGAAGGGCTATGGATTGATGCGGAGAAAATATTTACCGCAGACATGGCCGATATAAACAAATAA
- the nadD gene encoding nicotinate-nucleotide adenylyltransferase has translation MRIGFFGGTFNPIHLGHLKAIKKVKEEFPLDKIYIIPSAMPPHKDRIDVPNADERYEMVSLAVKNDSAIKEFVEISDVELKRSGPSYTIDTVLHYKSIMPADYSFYLILGMDAFLEVNTWKSYMDFFDIIPFIVITRPEAGNHKTTDKGSAVEEFLFKKISGQYRYNSKLCGYIHDNKKTIFVFDVSPLDISSTMIRNYVREGKKISSLVPPEVGSFIEKKGLYS, from the coding sequence ATGCGAATAGGTTTTTTTGGGGGCACATTTAATCCGATTCACCTTGGACATCTTAAAGCAATAAAAAAGGTTAAGGAAGAATTCCCTCTTGATAAAATATATATTATTCCTTCAGCCATGCCTCCGCACAAAGATCGAATAGATGTGCCCAATGCCGATGAACGGTATGAAATGGTTAGTCTTGCTGTTAAGAATGACTCTGCAATTAAAGAATTTGTTGAGATATCGGATGTGGAACTGAAACGTTCAGGGCCTTCATATACAATTGATACTGTTTTACATTACAAGTCGATTATGCCTGCGGATTACAGTTTTTATTTAATACTCGGCATGGATGCATTTCTTGAAGTAAATACCTGGAAATCATATATGGATTTTTTTGATATAATACCCTTTATTGTTATAACACGTCCCGAAGCTGGAAATCATAAAACAACTGATAAAGGTAGTGCTGTTGAAGAATTCCTGTTTAAGAAGATATCCGGTCAATACAGATATAACAGCAAGCTATGCGGATATATCCATGACAACAAAAAGACAATATTTGTTTTTGATGTATCACCGCTTGATATTTCCTCAACAATGATACGCAACTATGTCAGAGAAGGTAAAAAGATAAGTTCCCTGGTTCCGCCTGAGGTCGGCTCCTTTATAGAGAAAAAAGGATTATATTCATGA